In a genomic window of Deinococcus ruber:
- the recD2 gene encoding SF1B family DNA helicase RecD2 gives MAALHQELPTALRVTGSVNKVRFRAESGFTVALARIKNEDGEDPDAVMVGVMPPLEAGDTFSADVSMEEHREYGYQYRVLNMILEATPADLTESGVAAYLEARVQGVGKVLAKRIARHFGAQTFDILGSEPQMLLQVPGVTESTLHKMKESWSAQGSERRLLAGLQGLGLSISQAQKALKHFGEPALERLSADLYALTEVEGIGFLTADKLAMEQGMVQDDARRLTAAAVYALQQAAQQAGHSFLPRARAVKGIIHHTRVSAAQAEEALDRATSLDRLKDDDGRIYLPGSLRGEKKLAQAIRLLLATPPSAEWKVKKTASKGLDAAQAQVLELLIDQRLVILTGGPGTGKSTTTRRVADLAESLGLDVGLCAPTGKAARRLGELTGRSASTIHRLLGYGPAGFRHNHLEPVLHDLIIVDEVSMCGDGLLLSLLSAVAPGARVLLVGDVDQLPPVDAGLPLHALTQSAPTIRLTKVYRQAAENPIIAAAHGLQHGQAPAWGDARLSHVTLDPEGGARRIALLVRELGGPSKVQVLTPMKRGPLGVEMLNHHLQGIFNPGEGGTRIDGGEARPGDLVVQTKNDYTNEVFNGTLGTVIGASSGKLQIDFEGNVVELGGAELFNLTLGYALTVHRAQGSEWTTVLGVLHEAHAPMLSRNLVYTALTRARERFVAAGSTRAWEIAAGRQREERCTYLLERIRGQA, from the coding sequence ATGGCTGCCCTCCACCAGGAACTTCCCACGGCGCTGCGCGTGACCGGCAGCGTGAATAAAGTGCGCTTCCGCGCCGAGAGCGGCTTCACGGTGGCGCTGGCCCGCATCAAGAACGAGGACGGCGAAGACCCCGACGCCGTGATGGTGGGCGTGATGCCGCCGCTGGAGGCAGGCGACACCTTCAGCGCCGATGTGAGCATGGAGGAGCACCGCGAGTACGGCTATCAGTACCGGGTGCTGAACATGATTCTGGAGGCGACGCCCGCCGACCTGACCGAAAGCGGCGTGGCGGCGTATCTGGAAGCGCGGGTGCAGGGCGTGGGCAAGGTGCTGGCAAAGCGCATCGCCCGGCATTTCGGGGCGCAGACCTTCGACATTCTGGGCAGCGAGCCGCAGATGCTGCTTCAGGTGCCGGGCGTGACCGAATCGACGCTGCACAAGATGAAGGAGAGCTGGAGCGCCCAGGGGTCCGAGAGGCGGCTGCTGGCGGGCCTTCAGGGGCTGGGCCTGAGCATCTCGCAGGCACAGAAGGCCCTGAAACACTTCGGGGAACCGGCGCTGGAACGGCTGAGCGCCGACCTGTACGCCCTGACCGAGGTGGAAGGCATCGGCTTTCTGACCGCCGACAAGCTGGCGATGGAACAGGGCATGGTCCAGGACGACGCCCGCAGGCTGACGGCGGCAGCGGTGTATGCGCTCCAGCAGGCGGCACAGCAGGCCGGACACAGCTTTCTGCCGCGTGCGCGGGCCGTGAAGGGCATCATTCACCATACCCGCGTGTCGGCGGCGCAGGCCGAGGAAGCGCTCGACCGGGCCACCTCGCTTGACCGGCTGAAAGACGACGACGGGCGCATCTATCTGCCCGGCAGTCTGCGCGGCGAAAAGAAGCTGGCACAGGCCATCCGGCTGCTGCTGGCGACGCCGCCCAGCGCAGAATGGAAGGTGAAGAAGACCGCGTCCAAAGGGCTGGACGCCGCGCAGGCGCAGGTGCTCGAACTGCTGATCGATCAGCGGCTGGTGATTTTGACAGGCGGCCCCGGCACCGGAAAAAGCACCACGACCCGGCGGGTGGCCGACCTCGCGGAGTCGCTGGGCCTGGACGTGGGCCTGTGCGCTCCGACCGGCAAGGCAGCCCGCCGCCTGGGAGAGCTGACCGGACGCAGCGCCAGCACCATTCACCGGCTGCTGGGCTACGGGCCTGCGGGCTTCCGGCATAACCATCTGGAACCGGTGCTGCACGACCTGATCATCGTGGACGAGGTGAGCATGTGCGGCGACGGTCTGCTGCTCTCGCTGCTGTCGGCGGTGGCTCCGGGCGCACGGGTGCTGCTGGTGGGCGACGTGGATCAGTTGCCGCCCGTGGACGCGGGTCTGCCACTGCACGCCCTGACCCAGAGCGCCCCCACCATCCGGCTGACGAAGGTGTACCGTCAGGCCGCCGAAAATCCGATCATCGCGGCGGCCCACGGTCTTCAGCACGGACAGGCCCCCGCGTGGGGCGACGCCCGCCTGTCGCATGTGACGCTCGACCCTGAAGGTGGCGCACGCCGAATTGCGCTGCTGGTACGTGAGTTGGGCGGCCCCAGCAAGGTGCAGGTGCTCACGCCCATGAAGCGCGGGCCACTGGGCGTCGAGATGCTCAACCACCACCTTCAGGGCATCTTCAACCCTGGCGAGGGCGGCACCCGCATCGACGGCGGCGAGGCCCGGCCCGGCGATCTGGTGGTGCAGACCAAAAACGATTACACCAACGAAGTCTTCAACGGCACGCTCGGCACCGTGATCGGGGCGAGTTCCGGCAAACTTCAGATTGACTTTGAGGGCAACGTGGTCGAGCTGGGCGGCGCGGAACTGTTCAATCTGACGCTCGGCTACGCCCTGACCGTGCACCGGGCGCAGGGCAGCGAGTGGACGACGGTGCTGGGCGTACTGCACGAGGCCCACGCCCCGATGCTCAGCCGCAATCTGGTGTACACCGCTCTGACCCGCGCCCGCGAACGCTTTGTGGCAGCGGGGTCTACGCGGGCCTGGGAAATCGCGGCGGGTCGGCAGCGCGAGGAGCGGTGTACCTACCTGCTGGAACGAATTCGCGGGCAGGCATAG
- a CDS encoding MmyB family transcriptional regulator, which translates to MLTKPSLTLAYGFSCALFPFCGGVAPSWHAHYRPSTPRMTVRELLPPLSQPVSEHVSSDIVRRRRELGAFLKHRRSLLRAQDVGLPEGGRRHVRGLRREEVAQLAGISASWYTLLEQGRVPHVSGRTLNAVAEALQLSQAEHEHLQVLAQVERPVPLPGESSPSLAALISYTRNVRGAPTYLTTAQFEVLAWNPEADALFGFSEMPPRERNLLLRLLAYAETQEPASGASDEEFRRVQHATLNNMVGVLRANYGRAGDAAFDTFIEALRLQSREFRRLWREQSVALLPEPTCTLLLPDGDTVTMNLNALVPIGHPGHLLICLTPAQDSTASV; encoded by the coding sequence ATGCTGACAAAGCCTTCGCTTACACTGGCGTATGGCTTTTCCTGCGCCCTCTTCCCCTTCTGCGGCGGTGTGGCACCCAGTTGGCACGCACACTACAGGCCCAGCACTCCCCGCATGACGGTACGCGAGTTGCTGCCGCCGCTCAGTCAGCCGGTATCCGAGCATGTGAGCAGCGATATCGTTCGCCGTCGCCGCGAACTGGGAGCATTCCTCAAGCACCGCCGGAGTCTGCTGAGAGCGCAGGATGTGGGATTGCCGGAAGGCGGGCGGCGACACGTGCGGGGGCTGCGCCGCGAGGAAGTCGCCCAGCTCGCGGGCATCAGTGCCAGCTGGTACACGCTGCTGGAACAGGGCCGGGTGCCGCATGTCAGTGGGCGCACCCTGAATGCCGTGGCAGAGGCATTGCAGCTTTCGCAGGCAGAGCATGAACACCTTCAGGTGCTGGCTCAGGTTGAACGCCCGGTGCCGCTGCCCGGTGAGTCGTCGCCGTCGCTGGCCGCACTCATCAGCTATACCCGCAACGTGCGCGGCGCACCCACCTACCTGACCACCGCCCAGTTCGAGGTGCTGGCCTGGAACCCGGAAGCCGACGCCCTGTTCGGCTTTTCCGAGATGCCCCCCCGCGAACGCAATCTGCTGCTGCGCCTGCTGGCATACGCCGAAACCCAGGAACCAGCGAGCGGCGCTTCAGATGAAGAATTTCGCCGCGTGCAGCACGCCACGCTCAACAACATGGTTGGGGTGCTGCGTGCCAATTACGGGCGAGCAGGCGACGCGGCCTTCGACACCTTCATCGAAGCACTGCGCCTTCAGAGCCGAGAGTTTCGGCGGCTGTGGCGGGAGCAGAGCGTGGCCCTGCTGCCCGAACCGACCTGTACGCTGCTCCTTCCAGACGGCGATACCGTGACCATGAACCTGAACGCTCTGGTTCCTATCGGCCATCCCGGTCATCTGCTGATCTGCCTGACACCCGCTCAGGACTCCACCGCTTCCGTGTAG
- a CDS encoding isochorismatase family protein — MLNSKKIAALALLSVSLLGTGTTRAQATPTAAPASVNAARFPSLAFTPSNTALLLIDFQVGTVQLIRNRPPAEVLHNGVTLAKMAKILNIPTVITSSLESNGFQGPVTPELGAVLPKEFDARIQRKGEVDAFTAPAFAAAVKATGKKNLIIAGVTTDVCLVHMVQRAEAMGYNVQVVVDAAGSNSDVSEQIALDTIRASGASLTTIPQLVSGLAGNWGVKPGSDLLNLLTSDYQQYIIEHPGFYK; from the coding sequence ATGTTGAATTCGAAAAAGATTGCCGCACTGGCACTGCTGTCCGTGTCTCTGCTCGGCACCGGAACGACCCGCGCTCAGGCGACGCCCACCGCTGCGCCCGCCAGCGTCAATGCCGCCCGCTTTCCCTCGCTGGCCTTCACACCGAGCAACACCGCCCTGCTGCTGATCGACTTTCAGGTCGGAACGGTGCAGCTTATCCGCAATCGCCCACCCGCCGAGGTGCTTCATAACGGCGTTACGCTCGCCAAAATGGCAAAGATTCTGAATATTCCGACGGTCATCACGTCGAGTCTGGAATCGAACGGCTTTCAGGGGCCGGTCACGCCGGAACTGGGCGCGGTTCTCCCCAAAGAATTTGACGCCCGGATTCAGCGCAAAGGCGAGGTAGACGCCTTTACCGCCCCGGCCTTTGCCGCCGCCGTGAAAGCGACCGGCAAGAAGAACCTGATCATTGCGGGCGTGACCACCGATGTCTGTCTGGTGCATATGGTGCAGCGGGCCGAGGCTATGGGCTACAACGTTCAGGTGGTCGTCGATGCGGCAGGCAGCAACAGCGACGTGAGCGAGCAGATCGCCCTCGACACCATCCGGGCGTCTGGCGCGTCGCTCACCACCATTCCGCAGCTGGTCTCGGGTCTGGCAGGCAACTGGGGCGTGAAGCCCGGTTCCGACCTGCTGAACCTGCTGACCAGCGATTATCAGCAGTACATCATCGAGCATCCCGGCTTCTACAAATAA
- a CDS encoding exonuclease SbcCD subunit D: MRVLHTADFHAGRITRGYDRTSELRDALTEIAGLARTERADAVLVAGDLFDSVNPSAAAEGIVFEFFLRLKELGIPSVVIAGNHDSAHRLGSLKGLLGWVGVQMVADLSADLSALTRTLETRSGERLIVGAIPYISERRLLRAADLLGQDVGEWRQKYRDGVGQLMREVGKTFDPTAVNMMMLHTTLDGAKPSGQRSVVLDLNKTYTITGMQFPAGTQYAALGHVHKPQQLGEGVLAAYPGSLLQLDFGEGGEQKQVNLVEVFAGRPAQITPIPLASGLELRTLKVTHADLERRLEEAKSFQGLLKVVVSAPPGTALPGLKETVLRILPNVLAVELDAASLPGSVAPLATREGLSRLELFERYYQTTRGELPAAVRAAFIEAQQAVTDEAREGGAA; encoded by the coding sequence ATGCGCGTACTTCACACCGCCGATTTCCACGCGGGAAGAATCACACGGGGCTACGACCGCACCTCAGAACTGCGCGACGCCCTGACCGAGATTGCCGGACTTGCCAGAACCGAACGTGCCGACGCCGTGCTGGTGGCGGGCGACCTCTTCGACTCGGTCAATCCGTCTGCTGCCGCCGAGGGCATCGTGTTCGAATTTTTTCTGCGGCTCAAGGAACTCGGGATTCCGAGTGTGGTGATCGCGGGCAACCACGACAGCGCCCATCGCCTCGGCAGTCTGAAGGGGCTGCTCGGCTGGGTGGGCGTGCAGATGGTGGCCGACCTGAGCGCCGACCTGTCTGCCCTCACCCGCACGCTGGAAACGCGGAGCGGAGAGCGGCTGATCGTCGGGGCCATTCCGTACATTTCAGAGCGGCGGCTGCTGCGGGCCGCCGATCTGCTGGGGCAGGACGTGGGCGAGTGGCGGCAGAAGTACCGCGACGGCGTGGGCCAGCTGATGCGCGAGGTGGGGAAGACCTTCGACCCCACTGCCGTCAATATGATGATGCTGCACACCACCCTCGACGGCGCGAAGCCCAGCGGTCAGCGCAGCGTGGTGCTCGATCTGAACAAAACTTACACCATCACCGGAATGCAGTTTCCAGCCGGAACGCAGTATGCGGCGCTGGGCCACGTCCACAAGCCGCAGCAGCTCGGGGAGGGCGTGCTGGCGGCGTATCCGGGCAGCCTGCTCCAGCTCGATTTCGGGGAGGGCGGCGAGCAGAAGCAGGTGAATCTGGTGGAAGTGTTCGCCGGGCGGCCCGCGCAGATCACGCCGATTCCGCTGGCGAGCGGCCTGGAACTGCGAACCCTGAAGGTGACGCATGCCGATCTGGAACGCCGACTGGAGGAAGCGAAGAGCTTTCAGGGACTGCTGAAGGTGGTGGTCAGTGCGCCGCCGGGAACAGCGCTGCCCGGTCTGAAGGAAACAGTGCTGCGAATTCTGCCCAACGTGCTGGCCGTCGAACTCGATGCGGCGTCGCTGCCAGGGTCGGTGGCCCCGCTGGCGACCCGCGAAGGGCTGTCGCGGCTGGAACTGTTCGAGCGGTATTACCAGACCACACGCGGCGAACTTCCGGCAGCTGTGCGGGCGGCCTTTATCGAGGCGCAGCAGGCCGTGACTGACGAAGCGCGGGAAGGCGGGGCGGCATGA
- a CDS encoding AAA family ATPase — protein sequence MRPIHLHVQGFMPFRQSQQVDFSGLDLFAIVGPTGSGKSALLDAMTFALYGSTPRLGSTGMDALISQSEQGCSVSLEFEVRGERYKVARSRGRKASQNQVTLEQWNPEGPGRWVTSGSNKAGETNTRIAQAVGLEYAAFTRAVLLPQGEFSAFLKGKNTDRQKLLGDLMNLQEISEMAAHARERSKSLGDSLKGIHKRLDGEYADISPEQLDLWAREYEANERRNEELGERRNELNIALQRLRELSQLTEGRRRAAEALSAHDARMGAVRQGAEQAQAARRVAGVLPLIDAQERSAAAVQKAAGNLGLQERTHAQALDQLASAAGALEAAAREYEQLPAYEAQAEALKEAEALAARLKRAGGRPDSTHAQPLPWDEEAHAQAQKAAEQQKKNALERSQLELQRSVLARQQVEHATEQALQARELAELERFKQEGIETRRRRDDTDAQVRQMQERAGVQGFRHLLHVGEPCPLCEQVVATLPAEHASELDAQRDALSRFDATLDVLRERCNELIVNTRARARNLTGRAEKFREDEEFLSAREADLRASEAGIVGDPADTVARYLAGLALRVRRGGKDPASELRRTQDTIRRIRQTVEQARSAQASAQAAAAVAQSNLANARTQWQEREHEQEQARAALEAGLGALGITPAQARAAALPEPDISRLETAARQHEERRAALAADLADLTRKLGTQIFDPQQLSATDRELSSLDAELKNNQERGGQLREMRRAGQERLERKAALEAEAGQLASQLDTWKTLSSSLGVSEFQQYLLQEVESRLLSGAGQLLQEISDGRYRLGLENGDYVVQDLWNAGDTRAVRTLSGGETFLASLALAIALSDYLAGNQVLGALFLDEGFGTLDPQALEAVAGALENLRTGGRMVGVITHIESLSERLPSHLLVSKSAAGSSVQRLEG from the coding sequence ATGAGGCCGATTCACCTGCATGTACAGGGCTTCATGCCGTTTCGCCAGTCTCAACAGGTCGATTTTTCCGGCCTCGACCTGTTCGCCATCGTCGGCCCCACCGGCAGCGGCAAGAGCGCCCTGCTCGACGCCATGACCTTCGCGCTGTACGGCAGCACGCCGCGCCTGGGATCGACTGGCATGGACGCGCTGATCAGTCAGTCGGAGCAGGGCTGCTCGGTGAGTCTGGAATTCGAGGTGCGCGGCGAGCGCTACAAGGTGGCCCGCAGCCGGGGGCGCAAGGCGTCGCAGAATCAGGTGACGCTGGAGCAGTGGAATCCCGAGGGGCCGGGCCGCTGGGTCACGTCGGGCAGCAACAAAGCGGGCGAAACCAATACCCGCATCGCGCAGGCCGTCGGCCTCGAATACGCCGCCTTCACGCGGGCGGTGCTGCTGCCGCAGGGCGAATTCAGCGCCTTTCTGAAGGGCAAAAATACCGACCGTCAGAAGCTGCTGGGCGACCTGATGAACCTCCAGGAGATCAGCGAGATGGCGGCCCATGCCCGCGAGCGCAGCAAGAGCCTGGGCGACAGCCTGAAAGGAATTCACAAGCGGCTGGACGGCGAATACGCCGACATCTCGCCGGAGCAGCTCGACCTCTGGGCGCGGGAATACGAGGCCAACGAGCGCCGAAACGAGGAACTGGGCGAACGCCGAAACGAGCTGAATATCGCCCTCCAGCGTCTGCGCGAGCTGAGCCAGCTGACCGAAGGGCGGCGCAGGGCGGCAGAGGCACTGAGTGCCCATGACGCCCGGATGGGAGCGGTGCGCCAGGGGGCCGAGCAGGCGCAGGCGGCGCGGCGGGTCGCGGGGGTGCTGCCGCTGATCGATGCCCAGGAGCGCAGCGCCGCTGCCGTGCAGAAGGCGGCGGGCAACCTGGGCCTTCAGGAGCGCACCCACGCGCAGGCGCTCGATCAGCTGGCCTCGGCAGCGGGGGCGCTGGAAGCAGCAGCGCGCGAGTACGAACAGCTTCCAGCGTACGAAGCGCAGGCCGAGGCGCTGAAGGAAGCCGAGGCGCTGGCCGCCCGCCTGAAACGTGCCGGAGGCCGCCCCGACAGCACGCACGCCCAGCCGCTTCCCTGGGACGAGGAGGCGCACGCGCAGGCCCAGAAAGCTGCCGAGCAGCAGAAAAAGAACGCGCTGGAAAGGTCGCAGCTCGAACTTCAGCGGTCGGTGCTGGCGCGGCAGCAGGTGGAACATGCCACCGAACAGGCGCTTCAGGCCAGAGAGCTGGCCGAGCTGGAGCGTTTCAAGCAGGAAGGCATCGAAACCCGGCGGCGCAGAGACGACACCGACGCGCAGGTGCGGCAGATGCAGGAGCGGGCGGGCGTGCAGGGCTTTCGCCACCTGCTGCACGTGGGCGAGCCGTGCCCGCTGTGCGAACAGGTCGTGGCGACGCTGCCCGCCGAACACGCCTCCGAGCTGGACGCGCAGCGAGACGCACTGAGCAGGTTCGACGCCACGCTGGACGTGCTGCGCGAGCGCTGCAACGAACTGATCGTGAATACCCGTGCGCGGGCCAGGAATCTGACGGGCCGCGCCGAGAAGTTCCGTGAAGACGAGGAGTTCCTGAGTGCCCGCGAAGCCGATCTGCGGGCGTCGGAGGCGGGCATCGTGGGCGACCCTGCCGACACGGTGGCGCGGTATCTGGCGGGGCTGGCCCTGCGGGTGCGGCGCGGAGGCAAAGACCCGGCCAGCGAACTGCGGCGCACCCAGGACACCATCCGGCGCATCCGTCAGACGGTCGAGCAGGCCCGCAGTGCCCAGGCCAGTGCCCAGGCAGCCGCAGCCGTGGCGCAGTCAAACCTCGCCAATGCCCGGACGCAGTGGCAGGAGCGAGAGCACGAGCAGGAGCAGGCGCGGGCTGCCCTGGAAGCGGGTCTGGGCGCCCTGGGCATCACGCCAGCCCAGGCCCGCGCCGCTGCCCTGCCCGAACCCGACATCTCGCGCCTGGAAACAGCGGCCCGTCAGCACGAGGAACGCCGCGCCGCCCTGGCCGCTGACCTCGCCGACCTGACGCGCAAGCTGGGCACCCAGATATTCGACCCGCAGCAGCTCAGCGCCACCGACCGCGAACTGAGCAGCCTGGACGCCGAGCTGAAGAACAATCAGGAGCGGGGCGGCCAGCTGCGCGAAATGCGCCGCGCAGGACAGGAGCGGCTGGAACGCAAGGCCGCCCTGGAAGCCGAGGCCGGGCAGCTCGCGTCTCAGCTCGACACCTGGAAGACCCTGAGCAGTTCGCTGGGCGTCTCGGAATTCCAGCAGTATCTGCTTCAGGAAGTCGAGTCGCGGCTGCTGAGCGGTGCGGGGCAGCTCCTTCAGGAGATCTCGGACGGACGTTACCGGCTGGGCCTGGAAAATGGCGATTACGTGGTGCAGGACCTGTGGAATGCCGGAGACACCCGCGCCGTCCGCACGCTGTCGGGCGGTGAGACCTTCCTTGCCAGCCTCGCGCTCGCCATCGCGCTGTCAGACTATCTGGCGGGAAATCAGGTGCTGGGGGCGCTGTTTCTGGATGAGGGCTTCGGCACCCTCGACCCGCAGGCGCTCGAAGCGGTGGCAGGAGCGCTGGAAAACCTGCGAACCGGCGGACGGATGGTCGGCGTCATCACCCACATCGAGAGCCTGTCGGAGCGGCTGCCGTCGCATCTGCTGGTATCCAAGAGCGCGGCGGGCAGCAGCGTGCAGCGCCTGGAAGGGTAG
- a CDS encoding beta-alanine-activating enzyme beta-propeller domain-containing protein translates to MRKNVIVSLLLCSPLMGLFPAASAAATTPVASTPAVQAAPQIAWTKDLKIIGSVSIAPSGDLYFIGADAKLHHTDSRGVEKWTFALGDIGRSQPVILPSGNILVGSYDDTLYQLDPAGKLVWKTKLDGDIFASPGLRPDGSVIVATAGGTVYAISEQGQIVWTYKANAPIFSSPALGSDGGITFGSQSGRVTSLDSSGKQRWAFQAGSSVFSSPAIDSKGNLYFGSADRKVYSLTPAGALRWSAETRLFVNASPIVTATGLVVVASYDGNLYAFNLDGSTAWTFKLGSAAAAPAIELSDGTLVLGDLGGTLHALNSSGTEVWKVQPNLKIDTGVEVSDVGTLYFATQGGKLSAILGQRPQAVGPWSSYRVTPSSWGRTLTPAEASARTQATQIAATRPLTPVAVTPTKTPAPTATGTKPPVTQPTTPKPPVTAPPVVVAPPAPTPEQLAAEAAARAAAAAQQATQAAKVQDGQIFIPLASLATALQASVLVRNPLTATLAPSGFPAITLTVRMLDGQPYVPLAALTLLSGTKSRYSATGGYQLYTNDRTVLRLPLDFGILLKFQPRSEYSLN, encoded by the coding sequence ATGAGGAAGAACGTCATCGTTTCGCTGCTCCTGTGCTCGCCACTCATGGGACTGTTCCCGGCTGCGTCTGCGGCAGCTACTACGCCCGTTGCCAGCACGCCCGCCGTGCAGGCCGCCCCCCAGATCGCCTGGACCAAAGATCTGAAGATCATCGGTTCTGTGAGCATCGCGCCCAGTGGCGATCTGTACTTCATCGGAGCAGACGCCAAGCTGCACCACACCGATTCTCGCGGCGTCGAAAAATGGACATTCGCACTGGGCGACATTGGCCGTTCTCAGCCGGTAATTCTGCCTTCGGGCAATATTCTGGTGGGCAGCTACGACGACACGCTGTATCAGCTCGACCCGGCAGGCAAGCTGGTATGGAAGACCAAACTCGACGGCGACATCTTCGCCAGCCCCGGTCTGCGCCCCGACGGCAGCGTCATCGTGGCGACGGCGGGCGGCACCGTCTATGCCATCAGCGAACAGGGTCAGATCGTCTGGACGTATAAGGCCAATGCTCCTATTTTCAGCAGTCCGGCTCTCGGCAGCGACGGCGGCATTACCTTCGGGTCGCAGTCGGGCCGCGTCACCTCGCTCGACAGCAGCGGCAAGCAGCGCTGGGCCTTCCAGGCAGGTTCGTCGGTGTTCAGCAGTCCAGCCATCGACAGCAAGGGCAATCTGTATTTCGGCTCGGCAGACCGCAAGGTCTACTCGCTGACGCCTGCCGGAGCGCTGCGCTGGAGCGCCGAAACCCGGCTGTTCGTGAATGCCAGCCCCATCGTGACCGCCACAGGTCTGGTGGTGGTTGCCAGCTACGACGGCAATCTGTACGCCTTCAACCTCGACGGCAGCACCGCCTGGACCTTCAAACTCGGTTCGGCGGCGGCGGCTCCGGCCATCGAACTGAGCGACGGCACGCTGGTACTGGGTGATCTGGGCGGCACGCTGCATGCCCTGAACAGCAGCGGCACCGAAGTCTGGAAGGTGCAGCCCAACCTGAAGATCGATACCGGCGTGGAAGTTTCGGATGTGGGCACGCTGTACTTCGCCACCCAGGGCGGCAAGCTGAGCGCCATCCTGGGCCAGCGTCCACAGGCGGTCGGCCCCTGGAGCAGTTACCGCGTCACGCCGTCGAGCTGGGGCCGCACACTCACCCCCGCAGAAGCGTCGGCCCGCACCCAGGCCACCCAGATCGCCGCCACCCGCCCGCTGACTCCGGTGGCGGTCACGCCTACCAAGACGCCCGCGCCCACGGCCACAGGCACCAAACCACCCGTGACCCAGCCCACCACCCCCAAACCACCTGTAACTGCACCGCCCGTGGTGGTCGCGCCGCCCGCTCCCACCCCCGAGCAACTCGCTGCCGAGGCCGCTGCCCGCGCCGCTGCCGCTGCCCAGCAGGCCACCCAGGCCGCGAAGGTGCAGGACGGGCAGATCTTTATTCCGCTCGCCTCACTGGCAACGGCGCTTCAGGCCAGCGTGCTGGTTCGCAACCCGCTGACCGCCACGCTCGCGCCCAGCGGGTTCCCCGCCATCACGCTCACGGTTCGCATGCTCGACGGACAGCCGTATGTTCCGCTGGCTGCCCTGACGCTGCTGAGCGGCACCAAGAGCCGTTACAGCGCCACTGGCGGATATCAGCTGTACACCAACGACCGCACGGTCCTGCGTCTGCCGCTCGATTTTGGCATTCTGCTCAAGTTTCAGCCCCGATCAGAGTATTCGCTGAACTGA
- a CDS encoding SDR family NAD(P)-dependent oxidoreductase, with protein sequence MTVNVVITGAAKGIGRAVAELYAERGAHVLSADLTLPPTLKGQERVKADIATRPGRARIVRAAREKLGRVDVLVNNAAYQGAHGSVLSVSEEGWQRALDVNLSAPLLLTRALIELMPQNGAVVNVASVQGLFAEQDNAAYNSSKGGLINLTRAMCLDLAPLGIRANAVAPGAIATEGLLQGIADSDNPDQTRRDYQDLHALRRIGEPREVAQAIYFLGSAEASFITGAILPIDGGMTASFMMAGRPV encoded by the coding sequence ATGACAGTAAATGTGGTGATTACGGGCGCGGCCAAGGGCATCGGGCGGGCAGTCGCGGAGCTGTACGCAGAGCGCGGCGCACACGTCCTGAGCGCCGATCTGACGCTGCCGCCCACGCTGAAGGGACAGGAGCGCGTGAAGGCCGACATCGCAACGAGGCCCGGACGCGCCCGCATCGTCCGGGCCGCCCGCGAAAAGCTGGGCAGAGTGGACGTACTGGTGAACAACGCCGCGTATCAGGGCGCACACGGCAGCGTGCTGAGCGTTTCGGAGGAGGGCTGGCAGCGGGCGCTGGACGTGAACCTGAGTGCGCCGCTGCTGCTGACCCGCGCCCTGATCGAACTGATGCCGCAGAACGGAGCCGTCGTGAATGTCGCCAGCGTGCAGGGACTATTTGCCGAGCAGGACAACGCCGCCTACAACAGCAGCAAGGGCGGCCTGATCAATCTGACGCGGGCGATGTGCCTCGATCTGGCCCCGCTGGGCATCCGGGCCAATGCCGTCGCGCCCGGTGCGATTGCCACCGAGGGGCTGCTTCAGGGCATCGCGGATTCCGACAACCCCGATCAGACGCGGCGCGATTACCAGGATCTGCACGCCCTGCGCCGCATCGGAGAGCCGAGGGAAGTGGCGCAGGCGATCTATTTCCTGGGGTCGGCAGAGGCCAGCTTCATTACCGGGGCAATCCTGCCCATTGACGGCGGCATGACTGCCAGTTTCATGATGGCGGGAAGACCGGTTTAG